A single genomic interval of Corvus cornix cornix isolate S_Up_H32 chromosome 1, ASM73873v5, whole genome shotgun sequence harbors:
- the TMSB4X gene encoding thymosin beta-4, which translates to MSDKPDMAEIEKFDKSKLKKTETQEKNPLPSKETIEQEKQAGES; encoded by the exons ATGTCCGACAAACCAGACATGGCTGAGATCGAGAAATTTGACAAGTCCAAATTGAAGAAGACAGAGACGCAAGAGAAAAACCCGCTGCCTTCAAAAGAAA CAATTGAACAGGAGAAGCAAGCGGGTGAATCGTAA